The proteins below are encoded in one region of Sulfitobacter sp. SK012:
- a CDS encoding DUF4344 domain-containing metallopeptidase, with translation MKRLALAFSMALPCGALADEVQDAFVEANLISVFYHELGHALIDVLGLPIMGQEDDAADTASILLINATFDDDRATEIAYYAAIAFEAESATDSPETAWDVHGAELQRFYNLVCLFYGADVEDREDFARDLGLPEERAETCQEEFELAIDSWGPVFDEMAEKRDGETFQFTEGQSGMATIVIEREVGALNTLMTLPETVTVSVVTCGEANAFYNPDDKAITICSEFEDHLLQIAPND, from the coding sequence GTGAAGCGGCTCGCACTCGCATTTAGCATGGCCTTGCCTTGCGGTGCCCTTGCGGATGAGGTGCAGGATGCATTTGTCGAAGCCAATCTGATCTCAGTCTTTTACCATGAGCTGGGACACGCGCTTATCGACGTGCTCGGACTGCCGATCATGGGCCAAGAAGACGACGCGGCAGACACCGCGTCGATCTTGCTGATCAACGCCACCTTCGATGACGATAGAGCAACTGAGATTGCCTATTATGCTGCAATCGCATTTGAGGCGGAATCAGCAACGGATTCGCCTGAAACAGCGTGGGATGTGCATGGGGCAGAATTGCAGCGTTTCTACAATCTGGTGTGCCTGTTCTATGGCGCAGATGTCGAAGACCGCGAAGATTTCGCCCGTGATCTGGGGTTACCGGAAGAGCGGGCAGAAACCTGCCAGGAGGAATTCGAGCTGGCGATTGACAGCTGGGGGCCTGTTTTTGATGAAATGGCGGAAAAGCGCGACGGCGAAACATTCCAATTCACCGAAGGCCAAAGCGGAATGGCGACCATTGTGATTGAGCGAGAGGTTGGTGCACTCAACACCCTGATGACCTTACCTGAGACCGTTACGGTCTCAGTTGTAACTTGTGGCGAGGCAAACGCATTTTACAACCCAGACGACAAAGCCATCACAATATGCTCCGAATTCGAAGACCATTTACTTCAAATTGCCCCAAACGACTGA
- the sucC gene encoding ADP-forming succinate--CoA ligase subunit beta produces MNIHEYQAKALLRSYGAPVSDGRVVLKAEDAKSAAGEMDGPLWVVKAQIHAGGRGKGSFKEADAGEQGGVRLTKSVEEAAQEAKKMLGRTLVTHQTGPAGKQVNRIYIEDGAGIETELYLALLVDRQTSRVGFVCSTEGGMDIEEVAASTPEKIINFAVDPATGYQPFHGRRVAFALGLEGKQVKQCVGLMGLLYKAFMEKDMEMLEINPLIVTDSGDLKVLDAKVSFDGNAMYRHNDIAELRDVTEEDPKELEASKYDLNYIALDGEIGCMVNGAGLAMATMDIIKLYGAEPANFLDVGGGATKEKVTEAFKIITSDPQVKGILVNIFGGIMRCDVIAEGVVAAVKEVGLKVPLVVRLEGTKVAEGKKIINESGLDVIAADDLKDGAQKIVKAVKG; encoded by the coding sequence ATGAACATCCACGAATATCAGGCGAAAGCCCTCTTGCGTAGTTATGGTGCCCCTGTCTCTGACGGACGGGTTGTCCTCAAAGCCGAAGATGCAAAATCTGCCGCTGGCGAAATGGACGGTCCTTTGTGGGTTGTCAAAGCGCAGATCCACGCTGGTGGACGCGGTAAAGGGAGTTTCAAGGAAGCTGACGCAGGCGAACAAGGCGGTGTTCGGCTGACGAAGTCTGTTGAAGAAGCCGCGCAAGAGGCCAAAAAGATGCTGGGCCGCACGCTGGTGACGCACCAAACAGGCCCTGCCGGCAAGCAAGTCAACCGCATCTACATCGAAGACGGCGCAGGCATTGAAACTGAATTATATCTGGCCCTGCTGGTCGATCGCCAAACAAGCCGTGTAGGTTTTGTCTGCTCAACTGAGGGCGGCATGGACATCGAAGAGGTGGCTGCAAGCACGCCAGAAAAGATCATCAATTTTGCTGTCGACCCTGCAACTGGCTACCAACCATTCCACGGCCGGCGTGTCGCCTTTGCCCTAGGTTTGGAGGGCAAGCAGGTCAAGCAATGTGTGGGCTTGATGGGTCTGCTCTACAAAGCGTTCATGGAAAAAGACATGGAGATGCTTGAGATCAACCCGCTGATCGTCACAGACAGTGGTGATCTGAAAGTGCTGGACGCCAAGGTTAGCTTTGATGGCAACGCCATGTACCGCCACAACGACATCGCAGAACTGCGCGATGTAACCGAAGAAGACCCCAAAGAGCTGGAGGCGTCGAAATACGACCTCAACTACATCGCTCTGGACGGCGAAATCGGCTGCATGGTGAACGGTGCGGGCCTAGCGATGGCGACGATGGACATCATCAAACTTTATGGTGCCGAGCCTGCCAACTTCCTCGACGTGGGCGGCGGTGCAACCAAGGAAAAAGTGACGGAAGCGTTCAAGATCATCACCTCTGACCCACAGGTCAAAGGCATTTTGGTAAACATCTTTGGCGGCATCATGCGCTGCGATGTGATCGCAGAGGGCGTCGTTGCCGCGGTGAAAGAAGTTGGGCTAAAAGTCCCGCTTGTTGTCCGCCTTGAAGGCACCAAGGTCGCCGAAGGCAAAAAGATCATCAATGAAAGCGGCCTAGACGTGATCGCGGCGGATGACCTGAAAGATGGCGCACAAAAAATCGTCAAAGCGGTTAAAGGCTGA